Genomic DNA from Bacteroidales bacterium:
ATATTTTCATAAGTGAGATAAAATTTTCGAAAAAAATTCCAGATTTCAATAGCATAATCAATATCGTTGGCAGGATAATAGAGCCACTGATGATCGGCTCCAATTGCTTTGAAAAAAGCGACATCGGCCTTATGTTGTTCGCTATTATAATAATACGATTCAATTGTTATGCTGTCGGATATAATGTTTGGATATGTATAAAACTCATAATGAGTGTCGCATTGGTTGTTTTGTACCCAAAATTGAACCGTTGCTTCGGCGTTAAGTCCATATTGATTGGAAGAGTATGATACTTGCGAATCGTTGGTGCCATGGAAATGTGCAATAGGAACGTTACGTGAGGGATTACAATTTAAACTTGCACCAATCGTGCCTGCTACCGATGCTATTGCTGCTACCATATTAGCTTTTTCGCATGCCATACGTTGCGACATAAATCCACCCATCGAAAAACCACAAAAATAAATTTTCTGTGTATTAATATTAAAATGATTTCTAAGACTATCGATGATTGCCAATAAAAAGCCAACATCGTCCACATTCGAATTTAAAATAAATCCCATATAACTCGCTCCCGAATTCCAAGCTGTACCAGCAATGCTGTTAAGTGCTTCGGGATAAATAGTTATAAAACCAGCCGTATCGCCGATATGATGCATACCAATATTTTGAAAATTATTGATATTATCGCCTAATCCATGTAAACAAAATACAACAGGAACAGGATTTTGTGGGTTATATGGATGAGGAACATATTGTAGGTATTTTCGAGTTTGACCACCAAAGTTCATCGTTATTAATTGTTGCGAAAAAAGATGATAGTGAAATAAGCCCAAAATCAAAAAAAATACAAATTTCTTCATACAAAAAATTTTTTCAAATTTAATAACTAAATCGATTCAGTCAAAAAAAATATTTAAGAAAAAAATGTGAATCAAATGTTTCACAACATAAAAATTCAAAATGTTTTGTAGTAACTTCGAAGCGTAAAAATCTAATATTTAAGTCTTAAAAGCACTATGGCAAAACGAAAAATTCAATTTAGT
This window encodes:
- a CDS encoding T9SS type A sorting domain-containing protein — encoded protein: MKKFVFFLILGLFHYHLFSQQLITMNFGGQTRKYLQYVPHPYNPQNPVPVVFCLHGLGDNINNFQNIGMHHIGDTAGFITIYPEALNSIAGTAWNSGASYMGFILNSNVDDVGFLLAIIDSLRNHFNINTQKIYFCGFSMGGFMSQRMACEKANMVAAIASVAGTIGASLNCNPSRNVPIAHFHGTNDSQVSYSSNQYGLNAEATVQFWVQNNQCDTHYEFYTYPNIISDSITIESYYYNSEQHKADVAFFKAIGADHQWLYYPANDIDYAIEIWNFFRKFYLTYENIENIEINPTFAYPNPASNQLYFKNLAKLKYPIIIEIETLTGIKIKKETWKSEKKFLEINNLKSGFYIIKIYSKDKIYKQKIEVQ